The stretch of DNA TTAACTTCATAAAAAAGTGATTGGAGGAATTAGTGAGAAGTAAATTAATTAAATTAGCAACAATAACTGCTCTTATAGGAGTTATTGGAATGAGTCTTGTAGCGTGTGCTAAAAAAGATCAGAAAGAGGAGAAAACTAAGGTAAGATTAAATGAAGTTGTACGTTCAGTTTTTTACTCACCAATGTATGTTGCTATAAATGAAGGTTTTTTTGAAGAAGAGGGGCTAGAGATTGATCTAGCAACAGGTCAAGGAGCAGATACAACCAAGTCATTTACACAAGTATGTTAAGACGCTGAAAATACTAGGTTTTATAATAAGGCTGCAATAAATTACAGCCTCAATTTAAACTTAATTTGTTTTGTTTCAGAGTTATAAGTAAAATATTCAACTAGATTTTCTATCATGTTTCTTTTAATTTCAATATCACCTATAAGATCAATAGTCTTTTTAAATAATTTTAAGCTTTCTATGAAGGCTTTTTTATTTTCTTTTTCATCTTCAACAACAAATGATTTTATACTTAGATTATTTATATTTTTTTCTATAGTTTTATTTTCTGTTTTTAAGCTTTTAATCTCATTTTGAATAGTGTTTAATATGTCCATATCATCTAATAATGCTAATTTTTTTATAAGGCCTGAAATAATCTTATTATTTTCATTTAATGTTTTATTTAGCATTGTTTTTTTTCTTTCTATGCTTGAAGCATTTTCAATAGTAGAGTTATTTTTGTAGTTTTCTATAGTTTTTATATCAAGATTTTTTAATAAATCAATAACAAAGCTTTCAGCTTTATCTGCATTTAACATTTTACATATGCATCTATTAGAGGCTCTATTTTTTAATTCACATCTATAGTATCTTTCATATTTTCCATTTGGATTATTTCTGCTCCAAGAACACATAGAAGAGTTACAATGTGCACATCTTAATAATCCTGATAATAAAAATTTACTTCCAGTTCCAGTTCTATTGTTAGGTTTTTTCCTAATATCATTTAATATATTTTGACATTGTATCCATTGAGTTGATGATATAACTCCTATATGAGCTCCTGTTGATATTATCCATTCATTTATAGGATTATCTTTCTTGCCATTTTTACGCTTGTTATAAGCCATAATACCGCAATTAGAATTGGCATTTCCTTCAATAGTAGCACCTAGATTTTTAAAATAATCTAAAGCCTTTTTATCAGCAGTACAATAAACAGGATTAGTTAATATTTGAAGGACAGTATTTCTACTAAAGTCACCACCATTTTTACCTTTTATTCCATTACTACAAAGATATCTAGCAATAGGACTACAACTTTTTTTCTCAATATATAGATTAAATATAAGTTTAACTATATCCATTTCATTATCAACTACTTGAAGTTTGTACATTTTCTTTTTATGGCCATTACTTTCATAATTAACAGAAGTAGATTTAAAACCAAGAGGGCAAGTACCACCAAGCCATCTGCCTGTTTTAGATAACTCAAGCATATTATCTCTTATTCTTTCAGCTATAGTTTCCCTTTCCATTTGAGCAAAGGTAGCAGAAATGTTGATCATAGCTCTACCCATAACTGAAGTGGTATCAAATTGTTCTGTTATTGATATAAAGTTTACGTTATTTTCCTCTAAAATTTTAAGAGTAGAAGTGAAATCAGCTACATTTCTAGAAATTCTATCAAGCTTATAGCAAATAAGATAGTTAAATCTTTTTTTCTTTATATCTCTAATTAATTTTTGGAATTCTGGTCTATTAGTATTTCCACCACTAAAACCTTCATCTTGATAAACTAAAAATTCAATAGAAGTATCTAATTGAAGATTATAAAAATATTTTTTACATAGATCTATTTGATTATTAATAGATTCACCTTTTTCAGATAATCTTGATTTTCTTACATATATTGCTGCTCTAATTTTAATCACCTCTTTTGTATATACTATGAATCACTTTAATATATTATTTTGAAATAATAAATTGATTTAGAATAAAGAATAGGGGTTCGTGACGAACACCTTAATTGATTCGGAGTACACCAAAATAAGGTTCAAAATAAATAATATAATTATCAAGTTCTAAATGAGTACCATATTTAGCTTTCATTGTTTCTATAGACTCTTGTAAAAATTCCTCAGTTACATCAAGATATTTAGCTAATTCAAATCTACTTGTAATACCATTGTTAAAGGCATCTAGTAAGCTAAAAATACTAATTAATTTAGCATGTCCCCATCTTCGTGCTAAATTTTCTTGTTTTAAAGAATTAGTAGATTTTTTTATTATATTACTATAATTTTTGAAGTGATGACCTAATTCTTCAGCCAAAATACATTTCTTTTCTGTATTTGTATGAATATTGCTATCAATAATGATGATATTATCACAATAATAGCCTTTTCCTTGCCCCTTTAAAGAAAATTCAACTATATCAATGTCATTCTCTAATGCTTCAGTTAAAAGTTCTTCATAAGTCATATTTATTTCCTCCTATAGTTAATATAGGATAATAATAACACAAACTAACGTTCTTGAAAACGTATGTTCTGATATTTATTAAAAATAGAACTGAAGAAATTTATTGAAATACGAATGTATGTTTTGTATGATTAAAATAGTAATTTATTTATTTAATAAATTATGTTAAAATGTAATATAAATGTTTTACAAAAATATATAATAGTTAAGGGGGTGTTTATTATGATTATGCCGAAAAAACATATTACTTTATCTGAATCGTATATAGGTTTTGGTGCATTTGTACTTGATATGCTTAAAGAGCCACTGACAATAGATGATTGTTGGAATAAAATTCAAAAAAAGTATATTGATAAGGGTTTAATTAGCAAAAAGCACTCGTTTGATAGCTTAATTTTAACAGTAGATTTATTATTTGCATTAAACACAGTAGATATTAATGAAAGGGGAGAGATTTACAATGTATATAAAAAGACTAACAGCTAATAAGGAATCATTTCATTCTATAGAATTTCAACCTAACAATTTTAATATAATACTAGGAACAAAGAGTAAAGATGCAGATAAAAAGAATAATACTGGTGAAACTGTAAATGGAGTTGGTAAGTCATTAACAGTTAAATTAATTGATTATTGCTTAGGTTCAAGACAAACTTCACATAAGATTATTTCAAAACTTAAAGACTCAGGATGGCAATTTGAATTAAATCTACAAGATGAGAATAAGTTTTTTAATATAATTAGAGATGTTGATTCAGGAAAGGTTATATTTAATAATAAGGATTTAACAGTT from Clostridium chauvoei encodes:
- a CDS encoding recombinase family protein, whose product is MIKIRAAIYVRKSRLSEKGESINNQIDLCKKYFYNLQLDTSIEFLVYQDEGFSGGNTNRPEFQKLIRDIKKKRFNYLICYKLDRISRNVADFTSTLKILEENNVNFISITEQFDTTSVMGRAMINISATFAQMERETIAERIRDNMLELSKTGRWLGGTCPLGFKSTSVNYESNGHKKKMYKLQVVDNEMDIVKLIFNLYIEKKSCSPIARYLCSNGIKGKNGGDFSRNTVLQILTNPVYCTADKKALDYFKNLGATIEGNANSNCGIMAYNKRKNGKKDNPINEWIISTGAHIGVISSTQWIQCQNILNDIRKKPNNRTGTGSKFLLSGLLRCAHCNSSMCSWSRNNPNGKYERYYRCELKNRASNRCICKMLNADKAESFVIDLLKNLDIKTIENYKNNSTIENASSIERKKTMLNKTLNENNKIISGLIKKLALLDDMDILNTIQNEIKSLKTENKTIEKNINNLSIKSFVVEDEKENKKAFIESLKLFKKTIDLIGDIEIKRNMIENLVEYFTYNSETKQIKFKLRL
- a CDS encoding ImmA/IrrE family metallo-endopeptidase, translating into MTYEELLTEALENDIDIVEFSLKGQGKGYYCDNIIIIDSNIHTNTEKKCILAEELGHHFKNYSNIIKKSTNSLKQENLARRWGHAKLISIFSLLDAFNNGITSRFELAKYLDVTEEFLQESIETMKAKYGTHLELDNYIIYFEPYFGVLRIN
- a CDS encoding ABC-three component system middle component 6, whose protein sequence is MIMPKKHITLSESYIGFGAFVLDMLKEPLTIDDCWNKIQKKYIDKGLISKKHSFDSLILTVDLLFALNTVDINERGEIYNVYKKTNS